One Cellulomonas sp. WB94 genomic window, CGATCCTCTACGTGCACGGTGCCTTCGGCAAGCAGCTGGGCCCCGACGACGACGTCGACAGCCTGTTCCGGGGCGGGCGCGCCACGGTCTCGCTCGGCTACATCGGGCTCTACGAGGTCGCCGCGGCGTTCTACGGCGGCTCCTGGGAGGGCGACCCGGAGGCCAAGGCGTTCACCCTGGAGATCCTCGAGGCGCTGCACTCCCACGCCGCGTCGTGGACCGCCGAGCACGGCTACCAGTTCAGCGTCTACTCGACGCCGAGCGAGAGCCTGACCGACCGCTTCTGCCGGCTCGACAAGGCGAAGTTCGGCTCGGTGCCCGACATCACCGACAAGGACTACTACACGAACAGCTTCCACTACGACGTCCGCAAGAGCCCGACGCCGTTCGAGAAGCTCGACTTCGAGAAGGACTACCCGGCGTTCACGTCGGGCGGGTTCATCCACTACTGCGAGTACCCCGTGCTGCAGCAGAACCCGAAGGCCCTCGAGGCGGTGTGGGACTACTCCTACGACCGCGTCGGCTACCTCGGCACCAACACGCCGATCGACCACTGCTACGCGTGCGGGTTCACCGGCGACTTCGAGCCCACCGCTCGCGGGTTCGCGTGCCCCGGCTGCGGCAACTCCGACCCGCGCACGTGCGACGTCGTCAAGCGCACGTGCGGCTACCTCGGCAACCCGCAGGCGCGGCCGATGGTCCACGGCCGGCACTCCGAGATCGCCTCGCGCGCCAAGCACATGGAGGGCAGCACCGAGCTCGTCGCTCCCTCGCCCGCTGTCGACTGAGGGGGCGGAGTGCGCAGCCCGAGCCCGGGGGAGTGGCGGTCCGAGAAGGTCAGCCAGGGGTTCGTCGCCGACTACAAGCCGTTCATGTTTGTGGACGGCGAGGGCGTGCGATGCAGCCTGTACGTCAGCGGCTGCCTGTTTGCCTGCGAGGGCTGCTTCAACGAACGCGCCTGGAGCTTCCGCTACGGGCAGCCGTACACCGACGAGCTCGAGGAGAGGATCCTCGCGGACCTGGCCCACGAGTCAGTGCAGGGGCTGACGTTGCTGGGCGGCGAGCCGTTCCTCAACACCGGCGTGTGCCTGCGGCTGGTCCAGCGCGTGCGGGAGGTGTTCGGCACCGCGAAGGACATCTGGTGCTGGACCGGCTACACGTTCGAGCAGCTCGCGGCCGAGACGCCCGACAAGGTCGCCCTGCTGGAGCACCTGGACGTCCTGGTCGACGGACCGTTCGAGCTCGCTGAGCGCGACCTGACCCTGCAGTTCCGCGGCAGCCGCAACCAGCGGGTGCTCGACGTCCCCGCGTCGTTGGCCGCGGGCGCGGCCGTGGCGTGGGAGCACCGCGCGGATGCGGTCGCGAGCTACGAGCAGATCGAGCGCCGGGCACTCATCTAGGGTCGGCGGCTCACGGTCCCCGCGGTTCCGTCAGGCGATCGCGTCGGCGATCTGGTCCGTCGATCGGGGCCAGGCGCTCAGGTCAGACGTAGCGCTCGAGGATGCTCGACTCCGCGAGGCGCGACAGTCCCTCGCGCACC contains:
- the nrdG gene encoding anaerobic ribonucleoside-triphosphate reductase activating protein encodes the protein MRSPSPGEWRSEKVSQGFVADYKPFMFVDGEGVRCSLYVSGCLFACEGCFNERAWSFRYGQPYTDELEERILADLAHESVQGLTLLGGEPFLNTGVCLRLVQRVREVFGTAKDIWCWTGYTFEQLAAETPDKVALLEHLDVLVDGPFELAERDLTLQFRGSRNQRVLDVPASLAAGAAVAWEHRADAVASYEQIERRALI